The following are encoded in a window of Thalassotalea insulae genomic DNA:
- a CDS encoding TonB-dependent receptor plug domain-containing protein has protein sequence MNVSLLLCQRSQRVLGLLLLCSSFTLSAREAFDVYSLSLLELSQIKISTGTPVNLNQAPAVASLITATDIQALSALTLEDVLESVPGLHVIPSTLNRTSPVYTFRGIYAGQNQQVMFMLNGYRIDGDLYASGLTHLSRMNVNNIERIEVVRGPGSAIYGADAYAGVINIITKTAAQINGTQLATRLGSHNTQNIWLQHSQIFADDWQLAVNLEYFKRDSATDRKVESDFQSSLDGLFGSSASLAPSYLDDRIEALNYNIHINNTHWQLGLDGYLKRNSGVGAGAAQSIDHLGNDHLDQYLLSLAYSNDSLIDDWSFESQLSFFYLDTLATFDIFPSGTVLPVGNDGNIFTPHDGQGCVTVNIPGIGCLTTFSEGFKGNPGSQVNIPTLELTAYYQANKDNQLRFNIGYKKEKIHGVETKNFGPGILDKKTLAGDANPVIVDGVVTSVENTPFIYVPDKTRTIKYASLQDIWQINQGWTLTTGIRYDHYSDFGSTINPRVALVWRTTNKLTSKFLYGEAFRAPSFSELYSQNNPISLGNKNLQPETINTSEVSFNYALSADLTAKLNLYHYRTDNMVAFVVNNEGVGTAQNYRSLTGKGSEIEVEWRVNDNWQVKANYAYQSTKDEANHSQVEYVPKQQFYFDARWQINSHWQLSSQLNYIINRKREEGDTREAVDDYQQVDLALRRKHLTSKPSSHWSIAAAVKNIFDKQIYEPSDGRISNDYLMHGRRVYIELSYHF, from the coding sequence ATGAATGTAAGCTTATTACTTTGTCAACGATCTCAAAGGGTGCTTGGGCTATTATTGCTATGCAGCAGTTTTACTTTATCGGCAAGAGAAGCGTTTGATGTGTATTCCCTGTCATTGTTAGAGCTTTCGCAAATAAAAATCTCCACCGGCACGCCAGTTAATTTAAATCAGGCACCTGCTGTTGCCAGTTTAATCACTGCAACAGATATCCAAGCGCTCAGTGCATTAACCCTTGAAGATGTGTTGGAGTCAGTACCAGGCTTACATGTCATTCCTTCAACATTAAACCGAACCTCACCTGTGTATACGTTTAGAGGTATTTATGCCGGTCAAAACCAGCAGGTGATGTTTATGCTTAATGGTTACCGTATTGATGGTGATCTTTATGCATCCGGCCTTACCCATTTGTCTCGGATGAATGTTAATAATATTGAGCGTATTGAGGTAGTGCGAGGACCAGGTTCAGCAATTTATGGCGCAGATGCGTATGCTGGTGTGATCAATATTATTACCAAAACGGCAGCGCAGATTAATGGTACTCAGCTTGCTACCCGATTAGGATCGCACAATACGCAAAATATCTGGCTGCAACATAGCCAAATATTTGCTGATGATTGGCAACTGGCAGTGAATCTCGAGTATTTTAAGCGCGACTCTGCTACAGACAGGAAAGTAGAAAGTGATTTCCAGTCAAGCCTTGATGGCTTGTTTGGTAGTAGTGCTTCACTGGCGCCTTCTTATCTAGACGACAGAATTGAAGCATTAAATTACAATATTCATATCAATAATACGCATTGGCAGCTTGGTTTAGATGGTTACCTGAAAAGAAATTCAGGGGTTGGCGCCGGTGCCGCACAATCCATTGATCATTTAGGCAATGATCATTTAGATCAATATTTATTGTCGCTTGCCTATAGCAACGATAGTTTGATTGATGACTGGTCGTTTGAAAGCCAATTGAGCTTTTTCTATTTGGATACCTTAGCGACATTCGACATTTTTCCTTCAGGGACTGTACTACCTGTTGGTAATGACGGGAATATTTTTACTCCGCATGATGGTCAAGGGTGTGTAACGGTTAATATTCCTGGCATAGGTTGTTTAACCACTTTTAGTGAAGGGTTTAAAGGTAATCCGGGTAGTCAGGTTAACATCCCGACGCTTGAATTAACAGCCTATTATCAGGCAAATAAAGACAATCAGTTGCGCTTTAATATTGGCTATAAAAAAGAAAAAATACATGGTGTAGAAACGAAAAATTTTGGACCAGGGATATTAGATAAAAAAACTCTGGCAGGTGATGCGAATCCGGTGATTGTTGATGGCGTAGTGACATCGGTAGAGAATACGCCATTTATTTATGTACCGGATAAAACCCGAACGATAAAATATGCCTCGTTACAGGACATTTGGCAAATCAACCAGGGGTGGACGTTAACCACTGGCATACGCTATGACCATTATTCAGATTTCGGCAGCACCATAAACCCAAGGGTTGCTTTGGTTTGGCGTACTACGAATAAGCTAACGAGTAAATTCTTATACGGTGAAGCGTTTCGTGCTCCCTCATTTAGTGAGCTATACAGCCAGAATAACCCGATATCATTAGGAAATAAGAATTTACAACCAGAGACGATTAATACTTCTGAAGTATCTTTTAACTATGCGTTGAGTGCAGATTTAACCGCTAAACTTAATTTATATCATTATCGTACCGATAATATGGTCGCTTTTGTTGTCAATAATGAAGGAGTCGGTACAGCGCAGAACTACCGGAGTTTAACAGGTAAAGGATCTGAAATTGAAGTGGAGTGGCGCGTTAATGATAACTGGCAAGTCAAGGCGAATTACGCCTATCAAAGCACCAAAGATGAAGCTAATCATAGCCAAGTAGAGTACGTACCTAAGCAACAGTTTTATTTTGACGCCCGCTGGCAAATCAATAGTCATTGGCAACTGTCGAGCCAGCTCAATTATATTATTAACCGCAAGCGGGAAGAGGGTGATACGCGAGAAGCCGTTGATGATTATCAGCAAGTTGATCTGGCACTGCGTAGAAAGCATTTAACCAGCAAACCAAGTAGCCACTGGAGTATTGCTGCAGCGGTAAAAAATATCTTTGATAAACAAATATATGAGCCAAGTGACGGTAGGATCTCTAATGACTATTTAATGCATGGCCGGCGTGTGTATATCGAACTTAGTTATCATTTTTAA
- a CDS encoding NADPH-dependent 2,4-dienoyl-CoA reductase — translation MTTASAYPHLLAPLDLGFTTLANRTLMGSMHTGLEEEKGGFDKLAAFYQERAKGGVGLIVTGGISPNMRGRLAPLGGQLSCFWQVAKHKKVTSAVHQYPTKICLQLLHAGRYAYHPFNVSASKKKSPINPFTPSKMSVRQIKSTIKDFAHSSKLAAKAGYDGVEIMGSEGYLINQFSCVRVNDRNDEWGGSIENRMRFGCEIVKAVREKVGKEFIIIFRLSMLDLVEGGNSWQDVVTMAKGIEAAGATIINTGIGWHEARIPTISTSVPRAAFTWITQRMKTEVSIPLVTTNRINTPEVAEQVLADGQADMVSMARPFLADAQFVKKAAENKSEEINTCIACNQACLDHVFKQQRASCLVNPQACYETELVLTPSASNKKLAVIGAGPAGLAFSVYAARKGHQVTLFDKASEIGGQFNIAKQIPGKEEFYETLRYFDVQLKKLKVDVQLNSEQTSETLIAQGFDDVILSTGIAPRQLDIPGIEHPKVKSYLQVLRDKEPVGDKVAIIGAGGIGFDVACYLVEKESLTQQPEKWLKDWGVDKNYQHPAALLDKAEHQPSKKQVHLLQRKATKVGAGLGKTTGWIHRATLKKNQVQMHNGVSYQKIDDQGLHIQKDGQSQLLDVDTVIICAGQEPERSLYQTLLDANVSTHLIGGANVAAELDAKRAIRQALELAIAI, via the coding sequence ATGACAACAGCATCTGCATACCCACATTTATTAGCGCCGTTAGATTTAGGCTTCACCACTTTGGCCAATCGTACCCTTATGGGTTCTATGCACACTGGCCTAGAAGAAGAAAAAGGTGGCTTTGACAAACTTGCAGCGTTTTATCAGGAGCGTGCTAAAGGAGGCGTTGGTTTAATCGTTACCGGTGGTATTAGCCCGAATATGCGTGGTAGGTTAGCTCCTTTGGGGGGACAATTGAGTTGCTTTTGGCAAGTGGCGAAACATAAAAAAGTCACCAGCGCTGTGCACCAATATCCAACTAAGATTTGTTTACAGCTGTTACATGCTGGTCGTTATGCTTATCATCCATTTAATGTTTCAGCGAGTAAGAAAAAGTCTCCGATTAACCCTTTTACCCCGAGTAAAATGTCGGTACGCCAAATAAAATCTACCATTAAGGATTTTGCTCATTCGTCGAAACTCGCAGCAAAAGCGGGCTATGATGGCGTTGAAATCATGGGTTCGGAAGGTTATTTAATTAATCAATTTAGTTGTGTTCGGGTCAATGATCGCAATGATGAATGGGGCGGCTCAATTGAAAACCGCATGCGTTTTGGTTGTGAAATTGTTAAAGCGGTGCGCGAGAAAGTTGGCAAAGAATTTATTATTATTTTCCGTTTATCGATGCTGGATCTCGTCGAAGGTGGTAATAGCTGGCAGGATGTGGTCACTATGGCAAAAGGCATCGAAGCGGCTGGCGCAACGATTATTAATACGGGGATTGGCTGGCATGAAGCGCGCATACCAACAATATCGACTTCCGTTCCTCGGGCCGCTTTTACCTGGATAACTCAGCGCATGAAAACGGAGGTTAGCATTCCTTTAGTCACTACTAACCGTATTAACACCCCAGAAGTTGCTGAACAGGTCTTGGCAGATGGTCAGGCGGATATGGTATCAATGGCGCGGCCATTTCTTGCGGATGCACAATTTGTTAAAAAAGCTGCAGAGAATAAAAGTGAAGAAATCAATACCTGCATTGCTTGTAATCAGGCGTGTTTGGATCATGTGTTTAAGCAGCAGCGTGCTTCCTGCTTAGTCAATCCACAAGCCTGTTATGAAACTGAGCTGGTACTTACACCAAGTGCAAGCAATAAAAAACTGGCGGTTATAGGTGCTGGGCCGGCTGGACTAGCCTTTAGTGTTTATGCCGCAAGAAAAGGCCATCAGGTGACTTTGTTTGATAAAGCCAGTGAAATTGGCGGTCAGTTTAATATTGCTAAACAGATCCCGGGCAAAGAAGAATTTTATGAAACCTTGCGCTATTTTGATGTGCAACTGAAAAAACTAAAAGTTGATGTTCAGTTAAACAGTGAGCAAACTTCAGAAACGTTAATTGCACAAGGATTTGATGACGTGATACTGTCGACGGGCATTGCACCGCGTCAGCTGGATATTCCCGGAATTGAACATCCTAAAGTTAAAAGTTATTTACAGGTATTAAGGGATAAAGAGCCGGTTGGCGATAAGGTTGCAATTATCGGTGCTGGCGGTATCGGTTTTGATGTTGCTTGTTATCTGGTGGAAAAAGAGTCGTTAACTCAGCAGCCAGAAAAATGGTTGAAAGATTGGGGCGTGGATAAAAATTATCAGCACCCAGCAGCGCTACTTGATAAAGCTGAACATCAGCCAAGTAAAAAACAAGTGCATTTATTACAACGAAAAGCGACAAAAGTTGGTGCAGGTTTAGGGAAAACCACTGGTTGGATCCATCGTGCAACCTTAAAGAAAAATCAGGTGCAAATGCATAACGGTGTCAGCTATCAAAAAATCGATGATCAGGGTTTACATATCCAAAAAGATGGTCAATCTCAGTTGTTGGATGTTGATACTGTGATCATTTGTGCCGGACAAGAGCCAGAACGTTCACTTTATCAAACATTACTTGATGCTAATGTCAGTACCCATTTAATTGGTGGTGCTAACGTTGCGGCTGAACTGGATGCAAAACGTGCCATCCGTCAGGCACTTGAATTAGCAATCGCGATTTAA
- the ssb gene encoding single-stranded DNA-binding protein, translated as MASRGINKVIIVGNLGQDPEVRFMPNGSAVANFTVATSETWKDKQTGEQKEKTEWHRIVIYQRLAEIAGEYLKKGSKVYLEGRLQTRKWQNQQGVDQYTTEIVANEMQMLDSRGQGGMTQGGGFQQQAPQQQGGFQQPAAAAAPQQQAGFQQPAAAPQQQGGFQQQSPQQQYKQPQQQGGYQQNQQQGGFQQQNQQQAPKVNPQEPTIDFDDDIPF; from the coding sequence ATGGCCAGTCGTGGTATTAACAAAGTCATCATTGTTGGAAATTTAGGGCAAGATCCTGAAGTGCGTTTTATGCCAAATGGCAGCGCGGTTGCAAACTTTACTGTGGCAACCTCTGAAACTTGGAAAGATAAGCAAACTGGTGAGCAAAAAGAGAAAACTGAATGGCATCGTATTGTCATTTATCAGCGTTTGGCTGAAATTGCTGGCGAGTATTTGAAAAAAGGTTCAAAGGTGTATTTAGAAGGTCGCTTGCAAACTCGTAAATGGCAAAATCAACAAGGTGTTGATCAATACACTACTGAGATTGTGGCAAACGAAATGCAGATGTTAGATTCACGTGGCCAGGGCGGTATGACACAGGGCGGTGGTTTCCAGCAACAAGCACCACAACAGCAAGGTGGTTTCCAACAACCTGCCGCTGCAGCAGCTCCTCAGCAACAAGCGGGTTTCCAACAGCCAGCTGCTGCGCCACAGCAACAAGGTGGTTTTCAGCAACAGAGTCCACAGCAGCAGTATAAGCAACCTCAGCAGCAAGGTGGCTATCAGCAAAATCAACAACAAGGTGGTTTTCAGCAACAGAACCAGCAACAGGCACCTAAGGTAAACCCGCAGGAACCGACGATTGATTTTGACGATGATATTCCGTTCTAA
- a CDS encoding MFS transporter, with translation MSHSGLNSIEKKAAFSLATVFGLRMLGLFMILPVFAIYGEQLIGFSPIWIGLAIGAYGLTQALLQIPMGILSDKFGRKPIILAGLVVFLIGSIVAAMSDTIYGVVAGRALQGMGAIASAILALAADLSREEQRPKVMATIGMFIGLSFTFAMVLGPVVAESFGLSGLFWLTAGLTLGAMLMIQFMVPNSVHKAPRGDNIALPDQIGRLICHPQLFRLNIGVFILHMALTACFVTLPKQFVAAGLPLDHHWQLYLPTLIGSFFLMVPFMIWAIKKQKENAMFSTMVLLFALTLLLLWYLPLSMMSLVISVAMFFTAFNYLEATMPSILSRLAPAGVKGSVMGIYSSSQFMGAFCGGLLGGAIASQWGEQMIFLVMACLGLLWFIAATGMKPLKKSKSYSFSTTINSEEQADEVADQLIHLPGVIEATLVHSESVAYLKIDDKLADFQQIKLLLKPSN, from the coding sequence ATGAGTCATTCAGGTTTAAATAGTATTGAGAAAAAAGCCGCTTTTTCTTTAGCTACTGTCTTTGGTTTACGCATGCTTGGCTTGTTTATGATCTTGCCAGTATTTGCTATTTATGGTGAGCAGTTAATTGGTTTTAGCCCAATTTGGATAGGTCTGGCCATTGGTGCTTACGGGCTGACTCAGGCGTTATTGCAAATTCCAATGGGAATTTTATCGGATAAATTTGGCCGTAAACCGATTATTCTAGCCGGCTTGGTGGTATTTCTTATTGGTAGTATCGTTGCGGCGATGTCAGATACTATTTATGGCGTAGTTGCTGGTCGGGCACTGCAAGGTATGGGGGCAATTGCCAGTGCTATTTTGGCACTTGCCGCTGATTTGAGTCGTGAAGAGCAGCGGCCGAAAGTGATGGCAACCATAGGGATGTTTATTGGCTTATCCTTTACTTTTGCTATGGTATTGGGACCTGTTGTTGCTGAATCGTTTGGTTTAAGTGGTCTGTTTTGGTTGACTGCAGGGTTAACTCTAGGTGCGATGCTAATGATCCAGTTTATGGTGCCTAATTCGGTGCATAAAGCGCCGCGTGGTGACAATATTGCTTTACCGGATCAAATCGGACGTTTGATATGCCATCCGCAATTGTTCCGTCTTAATATTGGTGTCTTTATCTTGCATATGGCGTTAACTGCCTGTTTTGTTACGTTACCTAAACAGTTTGTTGCTGCTGGATTACCGTTAGACCACCATTGGCAATTATATTTGCCGACCTTAATTGGTTCCTTCTTTTTAATGGTGCCATTTATGATTTGGGCGATTAAAAAGCAAAAAGAAAACGCCATGTTTTCTACTATGGTGTTATTGTTTGCCTTAACCTTGCTACTACTGTGGTATTTACCACTTTCTATGATGTCATTGGTGATTTCTGTCGCGATGTTTTTTACCGCGTTCAATTACTTAGAAGCGACGATGCCATCGATTTTATCGCGTTTAGCACCGGCTGGTGTTAAAGGCAGCGTCATGGGAATATATTCTAGCAGTCAGTTTATGGGGGCTTTCTGTGGTGGCTTGTTGGGTGGTGCAATTGCTAGCCAATGGGGTGAACAAATGATTTTCTTAGTGATGGCGTGCTTGGGACTGTTATGGTTTATTGCGGCAACTGGCATGAAACCACTGAAAAAATCAAAGAGCTATAGCTTTAGCACTACCATCAATAGTGAAGAGCAGGCAGATGAGGTAGCAGATCAATTGATTCATTTACCTGGTGTGATTGAAGCGACACTCGTGCACTCTGAGTCTGTAGCTTATCTGAAAATCGACGATAAACTTGCTGATTTTCAACAAATTAAGTTACTACTTAAACCGTCTAATTAG
- a CDS encoding GreA/GreB family elongation factor: MKQQIINKVIEHLKQELTAISAAAKAAHSAAIDEQSIAETQYDTLAIEASYLAQGQSLRAQQLNQAINQIKSLSLATSNKVTLGSLVHLEQAEQGTQWFMILPAAPGFRCTIEQQEITVITPDSPVGKSLQGKQIDDEITLQLGTRKVSAEIIQLR; this comes from the coding sequence ATGAAACAACAGATAATTAACAAGGTGATTGAACACCTCAAGCAAGAACTCACAGCAATAAGTGCTGCCGCCAAAGCGGCCCATTCTGCCGCAATCGATGAGCAATCTATCGCCGAAACTCAATACGATACCTTAGCGATTGAAGCCAGTTATCTGGCACAAGGACAGTCGCTAAGAGCTCAGCAGTTGAATCAAGCGATTAACCAGATCAAAAGCCTATCGCTGGCAACATCGAATAAAGTGACATTAGGTTCTTTAGTACATCTGGAGCAAGCAGAGCAAGGTACTCAATGGTTCATGATTTTACCAGCCGCACCTGGGTTTCGCTGTACCATTGAGCAGCAGGAGATCACTGTGATCACGCCTGATTCACCAGTAGGAAAATCATTACAAGGAAAACAAATCGACGATGAAATCACACTGCAATTAGGTACCAGAAAAGTAAGCGCTGAAATTATTCAACTCCGTTGA
- a CDS encoding methyl-accepting chemotaxis protein, translating to MALNAVIEAARAGEQGRGFAVVADEVRTLASNTQDSIAEIQRIIEQLQQGTNESVQAMNQGIEKATLGVENTEKVQQAFSEVTDNVVTIVDANNEISAAVEQ from the coding sequence ATGGCACTAAATGCTGTCATTGAAGCAGCACGCGCCGGAGAACAAGGGCGTGGTTTCGCAGTGGTCGCTGATGAAGTCCGTACGCTGGCCAGTAACACTCAAGATTCTATCGCTGAAATTCAGCGTATTATCGAGCAATTGCAACAAGGAACCAATGAATCGGTGCAGGCAATGAATCAGGGCATAGAAAAGGCAACGCTGGGTGTTGAGAATACTGAAAAAGTTCAACAAGCATTCAGTGAAGTGACAGACAATGTCGTCACTATTGTTGATGCTAACAATGAAATTTCTGCCGCAGTTGAACAGTAA
- a CDS encoding acyl-CoA thioesterase produces the protein MSTTFFIDTFKPRFSDTDALGHINNTMVPVWFEGARDDVFKWFTPDLDLNKWRLILAKIDVTFHGQMYYEYDMEVRTYIGRIGGSSFDVYQELWQQGECRASGTAVMVHFDYHAQKTVKIPQDIVDKMSEYLKK, from the coding sequence ATGTCGACAACGTTTTTTATAGATACTTTTAAACCTAGATTCAGTGACACCGATGCTTTGGGCCATATCAATAATACTATGGTACCTGTATGGTTTGAAGGTGCTCGTGACGACGTGTTTAAGTGGTTTACCCCAGATTTAGATTTAAACAAATGGCGTCTTATTTTGGCGAAGATAGATGTGACCTTTCATGGGCAAATGTATTATGAATATGATATGGAAGTGCGAACCTATATTGGTAGGATTGGCGGCTCTTCATTTGATGTTTATCAGGAACTTTGGCAGCAAGGAGAATGTCGGGCATCGGGAACCGCTGTAATGGTGCACTTTGACTACCACGCACAAAAAACGGTGAAAATTCCGCAAGATATTGTTGATAAAATGAGTGAATATTTAAAGAAGTAA
- the pssA gene encoding CDP-diacylglycerol--serine O-phosphatidyltransferase, with translation MSDLSVNIRSQDIEVLLSPKDYYQRLLSLIAEAKTRIYITALYLENDAAGQQVLTALYQAKQNNPELDVCIFVDAHRAQRGLIGQEKSLGNRAMYQQFAQQYNYAIDIYGIAVKTKELLGVLHLKGMVFDDQLLYSGASINNVYLQQREKYRLDRYYQLNSATLANSVVAYLQRTFVESGVAIDLTTTELLNAKQQKILSRQTTSIVKRANYRVNHIDQAGELTVTPLVGCGKRNNPLNQTICQKIKESQQEIIIFTPYFNLPRIVIKHLVAALKRGVRVTLVVGDKSASDFFIKPGDNYSFIGVIPYIYEQILRRFVKRWRRYINNGQLNIKLWCDGDNSYHAKGMVIDQRWHLITGSNLNPRAWALDLENGLLIDDCQQSLQQRFNNEYQRITQNTRSLSDYRQLEAINDYPIQPKKLLRRLSLAKIDRVLKRLL, from the coding sequence ATGTCAGACTTATCTGTTAACATCAGATCACAGGATATTGAAGTCCTGTTATCGCCAAAAGATTATTACCAGCGATTACTGAGTTTAATTGCTGAGGCTAAAACGCGTATTTATATTACGGCGCTTTATTTGGAAAATGATGCTGCGGGTCAGCAGGTATTAACGGCTCTGTATCAGGCCAAACAAAATAATCCAGAACTTGACGTTTGTATTTTTGTTGATGCGCACCGGGCGCAACGTGGCTTAATTGGCCAGGAAAAGTCTCTCGGTAACCGGGCGATGTATCAGCAATTTGCCCAGCAATATAACTATGCCATTGATATTTACGGTATTGCTGTTAAAACCAAGGAATTACTTGGGGTTTTGCACCTAAAAGGCATGGTGTTTGACGATCAGTTGTTATATAGCGGCGCCAGCATTAATAATGTTTATTTACAGCAGCGAGAAAAGTATCGTTTAGATCGTTATTATCAATTAAATTCAGCTACGTTGGCAAACAGTGTTGTTGCCTATTTGCAGCGAACCTTTGTTGAATCAGGTGTGGCAATTGATTTAACTACAACTGAGCTTTTAAACGCTAAGCAGCAAAAAATCTTGAGCCGGCAAACAACGTCAATAGTGAAGCGAGCGAATTATCGGGTAAATCATATTGATCAAGCAGGTGAATTAACGGTTACTCCATTGGTGGGATGTGGAAAACGTAATAATCCGTTAAATCAGACTATTTGCCAAAAAATTAAAGAAAGTCAGCAGGAAATCATCATTTTTACGCCGTATTTTAATTTACCGCGTATCGTGATCAAGCATTTGGTCGCTGCGTTAAAACGCGGGGTTAGGGTGACGTTGGTCGTTGGCGATAAAAGCGCGAGTGATTTTTTTATTAAACCGGGTGACAACTATAGCTTTATTGGGGTTATTCCTTATATTTATGAGCAGATCTTACGGCGTTTTGTGAAACGCTGGCGACGTTATATTAATAATGGTCAACTGAACATTAAACTCTGGTGTGATGGTGATAACAGCTATCATGCGAAGGGCATGGTTATAGATCAGCGTTGGCATTTAATAACAGGCAGCAATTTAAATCCAAGAGCCTGGGCGCTGGATTTAGAAAATGGTTTGTTAATTGATGATTGCCAACAAAGTTTGCAACAGCGCTTTAACAATGAATACCAGCGTATTACTCAAAATACCCGATCGCTTAGTGATTATCGCCAGTTAGAGGCGATAAATGATTATCCAATACAACCGAAAAAATTGTTACGTCGGTTATCGTTAGCAAAAATTGATCGGGTGTTGAAGCGCTTGTTGTAA